Proteins from a genomic interval of Desulfurobacterium sp. TC5-1:
- a CDS encoding ParM/StbA family protein, translating to MIIGLDVGFGRTKIITEKEKLSFPTWVAKHTPSADEEVETISLFGENYVIGQDAKYERNLIEISDIKEYIKYLPLFLKFIQKKFLEESERLFIITGLPPRHKEHAAGVEEIIKETGAAGKVIPQGMGIFFDTKEKVEGTEDILIIDIGYNTLDYIMLVRDRTKAVGYRKRKSNTIENFGINRAVYEFRNQMEDGYIKDLPLTKLNEIFIKGQGRVFAEKIDFTKQRQRAITAYAEMLTGRLKTEVGDFINSVETIVIAGGGARFITGEHIGRPDAIIPEEPEFSQARGYYKFGLITGEKE from the coding sequence ATGATAATAGGACTGGACGTAGGCTTTGGAAGAACAAAAATCATAACAGAAAAAGAAAAGCTATCATTCCCGACATGGGTAGCAAAACACACCCCATCAGCAGACGAAGAAGTAGAAACAATTTCCCTTTTCGGAGAAAACTACGTAATAGGACAGGACGCAAAATACGAACGAAACCTCATAGAAATATCAGACATCAAAGAATACATCAAATACCTGCCGCTCTTCCTCAAGTTTATTCAGAAGAAATTCTTAGAGGAATCCGAAAGACTTTTCATAATAACAGGGCTGCCGCCAAGGCACAAAGAACATGCCGCTGGAGTGGAAGAAATCATAAAAGAAACAGGAGCGGCAGGAAAAGTCATTCCCCAGGGCATGGGAATCTTTTTTGACACAAAAGAAAAAGTAGAAGGGACCGAAGACATTCTCATAATAGACATCGGCTACAACACCCTTGACTACATCATGCTCGTCAGAGACCGGACAAAAGCCGTCGGATACAGAAAAAGAAAATCCAACACCATAGAAAACTTTGGCATCAACAGAGCCGTATATGAATTCAGAAACCAGATGGAAGACGGATACATAAAAGACCTGCCCCTCACGAAACTGAACGAAATATTCATAAAAGGACAGGGAAGAGTCTTTGCCGAAAAGATAGACTTCACAAAACAGAGACAGAGAGCCATAACCGCGTACGCAGAAATGTTAACGGGAAGACTGAAAACAGAAGTGGGAGACTTCATAAACAGCGTGGAAACGATAGTAATAGCGGGAGGCGGAGCAAGATTCATAACAGGAGAACATATAGGAAGACCCGATGCAATCATCCCCGAAGAACCCGAATTTTCACAGGCAAGAGGATACTACAAATTCGGATTAATAACAGGAGAAAAAGAATGA